In Treponema vincentii, a single window of DNA contains:
- a CDS encoding ATP--guanido phosphotransferase — protein MFAASNAWYTYSGHDNDTVLSSRVRIVRNLKNYRFPPTLGKEDAETVYRTVVSAFQTLPPVDGFHPIRLDTLDAIAKKIFEERNIIPANLERNFGTGVIVRDDGILSATVNIKDHIRLSAFYAGFELQKCFTLGKNIIDTLAETLEFSAVQDFGYLSSDVMNIGSGIKYSVLCSLPGHSLTNKIQEKIEALTKQNFEVHAYYAQNTKRMLGYLYLISTKSSAGYTDEVQIGMIMTAIRTLINEERELRDSLVRTQLWRIQDDVIKAFSIAKNAYLLDVKDTIDLVFKIKLGINLGFIEGLSPEACLALLYQTQTAHIAFLMLNGTFHLEEPFQLDEIRIERIRAILVQEILKRAELRIQSSAKNGL, from the coding sequence ATGTTTGCTGCTTCAAACGCATGGTATACCTATTCGGGACACGACAACGATACGGTGCTTTCTTCGCGGGTACGTATTGTACGGAACTTAAAGAACTACCGCTTTCCTCCGACACTCGGTAAAGAAGATGCTGAAACAGTATATCGAACTGTAGTTTCCGCATTCCAAACGCTGCCTCCTGTTGACGGCTTTCATCCCATTAGGCTCGATACGTTGGATGCAATAGCAAAAAAGATTTTTGAAGAGCGGAATATTATCCCAGCAAATCTGGAGCGGAATTTCGGTACGGGGGTCATTGTTCGTGATGACGGTATCCTTTCGGCAACCGTGAATATCAAAGACCACATCAGGCTTTCGGCGTTCTATGCAGGCTTTGAACTTCAAAAATGCTTTACGCTGGGAAAAAACATCATCGATACCTTGGCTGAAACGCTGGAATTCAGCGCAGTCCAGGATTTCGGCTATCTTTCTTCTGATGTGATGAATATTGGGAGCGGTATAAAGTATTCAGTATTGTGTTCGCTGCCAGGTCATTCGTTAACAAACAAGATACAGGAAAAGATAGAGGCGCTTACAAAGCAGAATTTTGAAGTGCACGCATATTATGCGCAAAATACAAAGCGGATGCTCGGTTATCTATACCTCATTTCTACGAAAAGCTCCGCGGGCTATACCGATGAGGTACAAATTGGTATGATAATGACCGCCATTAGAACGCTTATCAATGAGGAGCGGGAATTGCGGGATTCATTGGTAAGGACGCAGCTGTGGCGTATTCAAGATGATGTCATTAAAGCGTTCAGTATTGCTAAAAATGCATACTTGCTCGATGTAAAAGATACGATAGACCTTGTGTTCAAGATAAAACTCGGCATCAATCTCGGCTTTATCGAAGGTTTAAGCCCCGAAGCCTGCCTTGCGCTTCTGTATCAAACCCAAACCGCCCATATTGCCTTTTTGATGCTAAACGGTACGTTTCATCTTGAAGAACCTTTCCAGCTCGATGAGATCCGTATTGAGCGTATCCGTGCGATTTTAGTACAGGAGATCTTAAAACGAGCTGAACTGCGGATACAAAGCTCCGCAAAAAACGGACTGTAG
- a CDS encoding sigma-54 interaction domain-containing protein, which produces MSEYECLRKDSCPIRLDAEKQLDSIIENMFDGIYITDGQANTLRANKAYEMITGICRDDVMGCNMKQLEESGTISQSGFLIAIRTGKPVTLQQKFSTGRQALITSTPVFGPDDKIEMVITNVRDMTEIHHLREEIESRNEERLRLHKELEHIRTQFLDKTDFIAADKVTLSIIRMADKVAPLDTTVMISGETGVGKEVFAQYVHSQSRRSKKSFISVNCGAIPANLIESELFGYERGAFTGADKNGKAGLFEVADQGTIFLDEIGELPLNMQVKLLRVLQEHEVKRIGGTKPIPVDIRVIAATNRNLEEMVKKKKFRKDLYYRMMVFPLHIPPLRERRNDIIPLAQLFLEQLNRKYAFHKYFSDAALRLMVGYEWPGNIRELRNIVERAVIVTDSDEITAMNTFITPCKPQTEPLYIPVKQPDSIHDLKAALADIEAEYIDFAYKTYGNVRLAAESLGMSHATFVRKRQRHTASRDIKEQPLA; this is translated from the coding sequence ATGTCTGAGTATGAATGTTTAAGAAAAGATTCTTGTCCGATCCGGCTGGATGCGGAAAAGCAGCTCGATTCCATCATTGAAAATATGTTTGACGGTATTTATATCACCGATGGACAGGCTAATACGCTGCGGGCAAATAAAGCGTACGAGATGATTACCGGTATTTGTCGCGACGATGTGATGGGTTGTAACATGAAACAGCTTGAAGAGAGCGGTACAATCTCTCAGTCGGGGTTCTTAATCGCTATCCGAACCGGCAAGCCGGTAACACTGCAGCAAAAATTTAGCACGGGGCGGCAGGCGTTGATTACCAGTACGCCGGTGTTCGGCCCCGACGATAAGATCGAAATGGTCATCACTAATGTCCGTGATATGACCGAGATCCATCATCTGAGAGAAGAAATTGAATCCAGAAACGAGGAGCGGTTGCGTCTTCATAAAGAGTTGGAACATATCAGGACTCAGTTCCTTGATAAAACCGATTTTATTGCCGCCGATAAAGTAACACTTTCGATTATCCGTATGGCCGATAAGGTTGCCCCGCTCGATACAACGGTGATGATTAGCGGTGAAACAGGTGTCGGTAAAGAAGTGTTTGCACAATATGTTCACAGCCAAAGCCGCCGCAGTAAAAAATCATTTATCAGCGTGAATTGTGGTGCCATTCCCGCAAATCTGATAGAAAGCGAGCTATTCGGCTATGAACGAGGTGCTTTTACCGGCGCTGATAAGAACGGCAAAGCAGGACTTTTCGAGGTAGCCGACCAAGGGACGATTTTCCTCGATGAAATCGGCGAGCTGCCGCTGAATATGCAGGTAAAGCTACTGCGGGTGCTGCAAGAGCATGAGGTAAAGCGTATCGGTGGAACAAAGCCCATTCCGGTAGATATACGCGTCATTGCGGCAACGAACCGTAATTTGGAAGAAATGGTTAAGAAAAAGAAATTCCGAAAAGACCTGTATTACCGAATGATGGTGTTCCCGCTGCACATTCCGCCGCTCCGCGAACGCCGTAACGACATCATCCCGCTGGCGCAGCTTTTTCTCGAACAGCTTAACCGGAAATATGCATTCCATAAATACTTTTCCGATGCAGCGCTCCGGCTGATGGTTGGTTACGAATGGCCCGGTAATATCCGCGAGCTGCGGAATATTGTGGAACGGGCTGTTATCGTTACCGACAGCGATGAAATTACGGCCATGAATACGTTTATTACCCCGTGTAAGCCGCAGACGGAGCCCTTGTACATACCGGTAAAGCAGCCTGACAGTATCCACGATCTAAAGGCTGCGCTCGCGGATATAGAAGCAGAGTACATCGACTTTGCGTATAAGACCTACGGCAATGTACGGCTTGCGGCAGAAAGTCTCGGGATGTCTCATGCAACCTTTGTCCGCAAACGTCAACGGCATACTGCCTCCCGCGACATAAAAGAACAACCCTTAGCTTAG
- a CDS encoding UvrB/UvrC motif-containing protein yields the protein MICQICGKHNASMLVRQIVGGKTKELYLCRACAKKHHIYSDDKEMSLSLKAIFDGLVPKLDAREKVNESAHPLACPDCGMPLSRVKEKKVIGCPRCFFYFRDTVLKFMQEGSGEIFYAGNLPLQPETFSDVAVSLQHLEDELQKAVENEEYELAAYLRDKIKEQEVSS from the coding sequence ATGATATGTCAAATATGCGGAAAACATAATGCCTCTATGCTTGTGCGGCAGATTGTAGGCGGAAAGACAAAAGAGTTGTATCTTTGCAGAGCATGTGCTAAAAAACACCATATTTATTCCGATGATAAGGAAATGTCTCTTTCGCTCAAAGCAATTTTTGACGGCCTTGTACCTAAATTGGACGCTCGAGAAAAGGTAAATGAGAGTGCCCACCCTCTTGCGTGTCCCGATTGCGGAATGCCGCTCAGCCGTGTCAAAGAAAAAAAAGTGATCGGCTGCCCTCGTTGTTTTTTTTATTTTCGCGATACCGTATTAAAGTTTATGCAGGAAGGTTCCGGAGAGATCTTTTACGCTGGAAATTTGCCGTTGCAACCGGAGACATTTTCGGACGTGGCAGTCTCGTTGCAACATCTTGAAGATGAACTGCAAAAAGCGGTAGAGAATGAAGAATATGAGCTGGCTGCATACCTCCGCGATAAGATAAAAGAGCAGGAGGTTTCGTCCTAG
- a CDS encoding transporter associated domain-containing protein, with amino-acid sequence MNKLKAKLNKQNLRRYLGLLASYTEILLALVVIIGILLLCIRVLVQLKGFIISTFAGTEIPSFAEFLSTVFELVIGIEFVKMLTKHTPGSAIEVLLYTIARALIMDHSSMQSSLLGVIAIAILFAVRKYFNDPEVHNHETGGDYIVNGGISMKEVNKRLDADFDESYGHTVAGYLFNYLQAIGKTPTVGCEAQIGEYMFQVYDMEGELIRHIRITPLKS; translated from the coding sequence ATGAATAAATTAAAAGCGAAACTGAACAAACAAAACCTTAGGCGATATTTAGGTTTGCTGGCAAGCTATACGGAAATTTTGCTTGCCCTTGTAGTCATTATCGGAATTTTGCTTCTCTGTATTCGCGTTCTTGTACAGCTGAAAGGCTTTATCATCAGTACGTTTGCAGGTACGGAGATTCCCTCGTTTGCGGAATTTCTTTCAACGGTATTCGAGCTGGTTATCGGTATCGAGTTTGTAAAGATGCTCACAAAGCATACGCCGGGCAGCGCTATCGAGGTACTTTTGTATACGATTGCTCGTGCGCTCATTATGGATCACAGCAGTATGCAGAGCTCTCTGTTAGGTGTTATCGCTATCGCAATCCTTTTTGCCGTCCGTAAGTATTTCAATGATCCTGAAGTACATAATCATGAAACCGGTGGGGACTATATCGTAAACGGCGGTATCAGTATGAAAGAGGTTAATAAGAGGCTCGATGCAGACTTCGATGAATCTTACGGGCACACCGTTGCGGGGTATCTATTCAATTATTTACAGGCAATAGGAAAAACGCCGACGGTTGGATGTGAAGCTCAAATCGGTGAATATATGTTTCAAGTATATGATATGGAAGGAGAACTTATCCGACATATTAGAATAACTCCGCTCAAATCATAA
- a CDS encoding transcriptional regulator, protein MLIRLLELLKSGKTYTIQELAELADMDAASVKAEIEYLEHTGYIKPGAIQKEETKKHNACHHHCKGCNGCG, encoded by the coding sequence ATGCTCATACGCTTATTGGAATTGTTAAAATCGGGAAAAACATATACGATTCAGGAACTCGCCGAGCTTGCGGATATGGATGCCGCAAGCGTCAAGGCGGAAATAGAATATCTTGAACACACCGGTTATATTAAACCCGGAGCTATTCAAAAAGAAGAAACAAAAAAACACAACGCTTGCCATCATCACTGCAAAGGATGTAATGGGTGCGGCTGA
- the feoB gene encoding ferrous iron transport protein B, producing the protein MKKITIALLGQPNSGKSTLFNGLTGANQHVGNWPGKTVEKKEGDFSHKGTDYTIVDLPGSYGLSAHSEEEVITREYIANGKADLVAIMADASQLNRSLFMLSDYAGIQVPVVLIMNMMDIAHQQGKMVDIDGLQKALNIPVIPIIAADKKEYASLYDFLEHRNGALLKDEVLKTLYEDTIGEKYRTLETYIPKDGIGVFSQTWIISKLVEKDQKAIELVQTAVDATQFKNIESILQDIKDGNLYTGQCKFNWVDSLIKKYVTENRHTFTRSTFDRLATSKTWGKPIAVGIIIAGLIVSMLIGFPLMGIFWVAIPPLSGLLAKGLMLLGAANWIISLVCGAVMTAVTFAFMMVSYVFGVSLVFGFMEDVGYMARVSYVFDNTMSKLGLQGKAIMPFLVSFGCNIGGVTGSRIIDSWGQRVMTIALSWVVPCGATWGVVGVVSGAFFGKQAVFVVLSLFAVAFLHLLVTYRIFRKSLYKGDENLGMIMELPPYHKPHWKNLFASVLNKMGNVFKRALSVIVLISVVFWALAYTPDGNITNSIIYKIGMFIEPVTKIFGLPWQLFMAFVASAMGKESALGVLASLFTSSGIWNAVATRGTVDTAVLSNTMLAAISKPEALAFLFAFFFNMPCLMALAATAQETHSKKWTITIAVYYIFSALVIAAIAYHIGMLIF; encoded by the coding sequence ATGAAAAAAATAACCATTGCGCTGCTTGGTCAACCGAATTCGGGGAAATCAACATTATTTAACGGACTTACAGGTGCAAATCAGCATGTCGGCAACTGGCCGGGAAAAACCGTAGAGAAAAAGGAAGGAGACTTTTCGCATAAGGGTACCGACTATACAATCGTCGATTTACCCGGCTCTTACGGCTTGTCGGCACACTCCGAAGAAGAAGTCATTACACGAGAATACATAGCGAATGGAAAGGCCGACCTTGTTGCGATTATGGCGGATGCATCGCAGTTAAACCGGAGTCTTTTTATGCTATCCGATTATGCCGGTATACAAGTTCCCGTTGTCCTTATTATGAATATGATGGATATTGCGCATCAGCAAGGTAAGATGGTGGATATTGACGGATTGCAGAAAGCGCTGAATATACCGGTTATCCCGATTATCGCAGCAGACAAAAAAGAATACGCTTCCCTGTATGACTTTTTAGAACACCGGAACGGAGCGCTTTTAAAAGATGAAGTGCTGAAAACATTATACGAAGATACGATTGGCGAAAAATATCGTACGTTGGAAACGTATATTCCGAAAGACGGCATCGGCGTTTTTTCACAAACGTGGATTATAAGTAAACTTGTTGAAAAAGATCAAAAAGCGATTGAATTGGTACAAACAGCGGTCGATGCAACGCAATTTAAAAATATCGAAAGCATATTACAGGACATAAAAGACGGCAATTTATATACCGGACAATGTAAATTTAATTGGGTAGATTCGCTCATTAAAAAATACGTTACGGAAAATCGGCATACTTTTACCAGAAGCACATTCGATAGGCTCGCGACAAGTAAAACATGGGGTAAACCGATTGCTGTCGGCATTATCATTGCGGGATTAATTGTTTCGATGCTAATCGGTTTTCCGTTAATGGGAATATTTTGGGTTGCTATTCCGCCGCTTTCCGGTTTACTGGCGAAAGGGCTTATGCTCCTTGGCGCTGCAAATTGGATAATCTCGCTTGTGTGCGGCGCAGTTATGACTGCCGTTACGTTTGCGTTTATGATGGTCAGCTATGTATTCGGCGTCAGTTTAGTGTTCGGATTTATGGAAGATGTCGGCTATATGGCACGGGTTTCCTATGTGTTTGATAACACGATGTCTAAATTGGGATTGCAGGGAAAAGCGATTATGCCTTTCTTGGTGAGCTTCGGCTGCAATATCGGAGGCGTTACCGGATCGAGGATTATCGACTCATGGGGGCAGCGGGTTATGACGATAGCGCTTTCGTGGGTGGTGCCGTGCGGGGCGACATGGGGCGTTGTGGGTGTCGTCAGCGGAGCCTTCTTCGGTAAGCAAGCGGTTTTTGTTGTTTTGAGCTTATTTGCCGTTGCATTTTTACACCTCTTAGTTACATACCGGATTTTCAGAAAATCGCTTTATAAAGGTGATGAAAATCTTGGCATGATTATGGAGCTGCCCCCTTATCATAAACCGCATTGGAAAAATCTCTTTGCTTCCGTTTTGAATAAAATGGGCAATGTGTTTAAAAGAGCGTTGAGTGTTATCGTACTTATTTCCGTGGTATTTTGGGCGCTTGCGTACACGCCGGACGGAAACATAACAAACAGCATCATTTATAAAATCGGTATGTTTATAGAACCCGTCACAAAAATCTTCGGATTACCGTGGCAGCTTTTTATGGCATTTGTTGCCTCGGCGATGGGGAAAGAATCCGCGCTGGGAGTGCTGGCATCCCTGTTTACGTCATCCGGTATCTGGAATGCCGTTGCAACGCGGGGTACCGTTGATACGGCGGTTTTGAGCAACACGATGCTCGCGGCTATTTCAAAACCCGAAGCACTTGCATTCCTCTTTGCGTTTTTCTTTAATATGCCGTGCTTGATGGCGCTTGCCGCTACCGCACAGGAAACGCACTCTAAAAAATGGACGATAACCATTGCGGTGTATTATATTTTTTCCGCACTTGTAATTGCCGCTATCGCGTATCACATCGGGATGCTTATCTTTTAG
- a CDS encoding FeoA family protein, protein MEKLSALKEKTKAKVIEILGDTHFQSRIISIGITVGSEIEVIQNYKKQPVLMYCRNTAIAVNKKEADKIMMEIL, encoded by the coding sequence ATGGAAAAGTTAAGCGCATTAAAAGAAAAGACAAAAGCGAAAGTTATCGAAATACTCGGAGACACGCATTTTCAAAGCAGAATAATATCCATCGGTATAACGGTTGGAAGCGAAATCGAAGTAATTCAGAATTATAAAAAACAGCCGGTGCTTATGTATTGCAGAAACACCGCGATTGCAGTCAATAAAAAAGAGGCTGATAAGATTATGATGGAGATATTATAG
- a CDS encoding two-component system sensor histidine kinase NtrB: MREFMSRALQKLPRMNDSQLRSFIQLIADDYALFDAMMDSLTSGVIILDSDHTIIKTNRAALRILGIPLSESPERPLWASIPDTKLADFIHTVIKNEETCTAEEFVIVADEGNHYIELSVLPLVKEKRVRGTIITVEDITQRKREEINNRRLENLASLTNLAAAVAHEIKNPLAAISIHVQLLRKNFKACNLEINAKAQKHLDVVEEEIERLNKIVVDFLFAVRPLQCEFAPVDVNELIKNLFATFQEEFSAAGISFVPQLDGELPIIQADERFLRQALMNILTNAKAAMMPAGGELGITTRYDEENVYIAITDTGKGIPPDILHKIFEPYFTTKPDGSGLGLTMTYKVIKEHGGDIQVHSEIGKGTRFTLILPITHSERPLLLEAHTAYDNSTKPQFESIKDEI; this comes from the coding sequence ATGAGAGAATTTATGAGTCGCGCATTGCAAAAACTGCCGCGTATGAACGATTCGCAACTGCGCTCTTTTATTCAATTGATTGCCGATGACTACGCACTGTTTGATGCGATGATGGATTCGCTTACAAGCGGCGTCATCATTCTGGATTCCGATCATACCATTATAAAAACTAACCGTGCAGCTTTGCGTATTCTCGGTATCCCGCTTTCTGAAAGCCCCGAACGGCCGCTGTGGGCGTCTATTCCCGACACCAAGCTGGCGGATTTTATCCATACGGTGATAAAAAATGAAGAGACATGTACCGCAGAGGAATTTGTCATTGTTGCCGATGAGGGAAATCACTACATTGAGCTTTCGGTACTGCCGCTTGTAAAAGAAAAAAGGGTGCGCGGTACGATTATCACCGTTGAAGATATTACGCAGCGAAAGCGAGAAGAAATCAACAACCGACGGCTTGAAAACCTCGCAAGCCTTACCAATCTTGCAGCCGCGGTTGCGCACGAAATAAAAAATCCGCTTGCGGCCATCAGTATCCACGTCCAACTGCTGCGGAAGAACTTTAAAGCATGCAATTTGGAAATTAACGCAAAGGCGCAAAAGCACCTCGATGTAGTAGAAGAAGAAATTGAGCGATTAAATAAGATTGTGGTGGACTTTCTCTTTGCCGTTCGACCGCTCCAGTGTGAATTTGCACCGGTCGATGTAAACGAACTTATTAAAAATCTTTTTGCTACCTTTCAGGAAGAATTTTCCGCAGCCGGCATCTCTTTTGTCCCTCAGCTCGACGGCGAACTGCCGATTATTCAAGCGGACGAACGCTTTTTACGCCAAGCACTGATGAACATTCTAACCAATGCAAAAGCGGCGATGATGCCTGCGGGCGGAGAACTCGGCATTACGACACGGTATGACGAAGAAAACGTATATATCGCTATTACCGATACGGGAAAAGGCATTCCGCCCGACATACTGCATAAGATTTTTGAGCCATATTTTACAACAAAGCCGGACGGAAGCGGGCTCGGCCTTACCATGACGTATAAGGTGATTAAAGAGCACGGCGGTGATATTCAGGTTCATTCGGAGATCGGCAAGGGAACCCGTTTTACGCTAATCTTGCCTATTACTCACAGTGAGAGACCGCTTCTATTGGAAGCACATACTGCATACGATAATAGTACAAAACCTCAATTTGAGAGCATAAAAGATGAAATTTAA